A window of the Pseudomonadota bacterium genome harbors these coding sequences:
- the rpsK gene encoding 30S ribosomal protein S11: MANKSKRPHKRVKKTVVDAVAHIHASFNNTIITITDKQGNTLAWATAGASGFRGSRKSTPFAAQVAAEKVTAAVQEFGIQSLDVFVKGPGPGRESAVRALNGSGFKVTNITDATPIPHNGCRPPKRRRV; this comes from the coding sequence ATGGCCAACAAGTCCAAACGCCCCCACAAGCGGGTCAAAAAAACGGTTGTCGATGCGGTTGCACACATCCACGCCTCCTTCAACAACACCATCATCACCATTACCGACAAGCAGGGGAACACGCTGGCCTGGGCGACGGCCGGGGCGAGCGGCTTTCGGGGCTCGCGCAAGAGCACCCCGTTCGCGGCCCAGGTGGCGGCCGAGAAGGTCACGGCGGCCGTGCAGGAGTTCGGGATCCAGAGCCTCGATGTGTTCGTCAAGGGCCCCGGTCCGGGAAGGGAATCGGCGGTGCGGGCCCTCAACGGGTCGGGATTCAAGGTGACGAACATCACCGACGCGACGCCCATCCCCCACAATGGCTGCCGCCCGCCGAAGCGGCGCCGCGTTTAG